A single region of the Vicia villosa cultivar HV-30 ecotype Madison, WI linkage group LG4, Vvil1.0, whole genome shotgun sequence genome encodes:
- the LOC131597234 gene encoding uncharacterized protein LOC131597234 — translation MIIERIMSINGMNALLQRPTYSSLLAEYIVQTENPISWIIPKYTKFGGETGESTFEHIARYLTESGDMVNNESLKVKHFPSSLPKAAFTWFTTLPPNSIDSWPKLEKLFHEQFYEGHSKIILVELSNIKIRFAKTIDDYLNRFRSLKEKCFTQVLEHELVQMAAGGLDYSIRKNIDPTFVKSMSQLADRVRHLERLRLEKVRHTKAKAKKEKVAYID, via the coding sequence ATGATTATTGAAAGAATTATGTCCATAAATGGAATGAATGCACTGTTACAAAGGCCAACGTACTCGTCTCTATTAGCTGAGTATATTGTGCAAACGGAAAACCCCATAAGTTGGATAATACCCAAGTATACCAAGTTTGGAGGGGAAACGGGAGAGTCGACCTTcgagcacatagccagatatctgaCTGAATCAGGTGACATGGTAAACAATGAAAGTTTAAAAGTGAAACATTTCCCCTCATCCCTCCCTAAGGCGGCTTTCACATGGTTTACCACGCTGCCCCCAAATTCTATTGACTCATGGCCTAAATTAGAAaagcttttccatgagcaattttatGAGGGacattcaaaaattattttggTCGAATTGTCGAACATTAAGATAAGGTTTGCTAAGACCATTGATGACTACCTGAACAGGTTTAGGTCGTTAAAGGAAAAATGTTTTACCCAGGTACTCGAGCATGAACTGGTTCAAATGGCTGCGGGGGGTTTAGATTATTCCATCAGGAAAAATATAGACCCAACCTTCGTTAAGAGTATGTCACAGTTGGCTGATAGGGTTCGGCACCTTGAGCGTTTGCGATTGGAAAAAGTCAGGCATACTAAAGCTAAGGCTAAGAAAGAAAAAGTAGCCTATATTGATTAG